The genomic window GCAGCGGTTGCTGGAGGCGGTGGTCTCGGTCGGGGCGGGGCTGGACCTGCACGCCACGCTGGAGCGGATCGCGGCGGGGGCGGCCGAGCTGGTGGACGCGCGGTACGCGGCGCTCGGGGTGGTCTCGCCGTTCGGGCAGGGGCTGAGCGACTTCATCCACGTGGGCATCGACGACGCGACGGCCGCCGGGATCGGTGATCTGCCGCAGGGGCGGGGGATCCTCGGGGTGCTGATCGACCATCCTGAGCCGCTGCTGCTCGACGATCTGAGCCGGGACCCGCGGTCGGCCGGGTTCCCGCCGCAGCATCCGCCGATGAGCTCCTTCCTCGGGGAGCCGATCCGGGTGCGCGGGGAGGTGTTCGGCAACCTCTATCTGACCGAGAAGCGCGGCGGCGGCGGGTTCACGCCCGAGGACGCCCAGGTGGTGCACGCGCTGGCGGTGGCCGCCGGGGTGGCGATCGAGAACGCCCGGCTGTACGAGGCGGGCCGGCGCCGGGAGCGGTGGATCGCGGGGGCCGCCGCCGTGACCACCGCACTGCTCTCCACCGACGAGGCGCACTCGGCGCTGTCGGTGGCGGCCGAGCAGGTGCGGGAGCTGGCCGACGCCGAGCTCGGGATGATCATGCTGCCGACCAGTGACGGCAGCATGCGGGTCTCGCACGCCTCCGGTGCGGACGCGGAGTACGTGGTCGGCGAGCTGGTGCCGGGGTCGGGGTACGCGGCCAGGCTGCGCGACGGGGAGAGCATCTTCATCGACGACATGTCCAAGGACCCGAAGCTGGTGATGCGCCTGGCCCGCAGCTACGGCCCCTCGATGGCGCTGCCGATGGTCGCGGCAGGCCGGGTGCTGGGCGGGCTGGTGGTCTGGCGCGGGCACGGGGCGCGGCCGTTCAGCCAGAGCGAGAAGGAGCTGGCGGCCACCTTCGCCTCCCAGGCCGCGCTGGCCCTGCGGCTGGCCGAGGGGCAGCGGGACCAGCAGCGGCTGGCGGTCTTCCAGGACCGTGACCGGATCGCCCGGGACCTGCACGACCTGGTGATCCAGCGGCTCTTCGCCACCGGCATGATGCTGGAGAGCGCGGCCCGCAAGGCGCAGGTACCCGAGGAGGTGGACCGGCTCGGACACGCGGTGGACGAGCTGGACGCCACCATCCAGGAGGTCCGCACCACCATCTACGCCCTCCAGCACGACGACCACGGCGACGAGCCGGACACCCTGCGCACCCGGGTGCTGCGCGAGGGCAGCCAGGCGGCGGCTGCGCTCGGCTTCAAGCCGTCGATCACCTTCATGGGGCCGGTGGAGAACCTGGTCGGCGATGCGACGGCCCGTCAACTCCTCGCCGCGCTGAGGGAGATGCTCTCCAATACGGCACGTCATGCGCGCGCCTCGCGGGTCGGGGTCGAACTGGACGCCACCGTCCACCTGGACGACCAGGGCCACCCCGTCTCCGGTGATCCCGAGGTCCCGGACCGCGCGGGCCGTCCGGGCGTGCTGCTGACCGTCACCGACGACGGCGTCGGCATCCCGGCGGGCGGGCGGCGCAGCGGGCTGGCCAATCTGCGCCGCCGCGCCGAGCACCTGGGCGGCGACGCCTGGCACGAGCCGGGCCCGAACCGCCGTGGTACCCGGGCGCGTTGGTCGGCACGGCTGTGAGGCGCGGGCCCGGGTCGGCTTAGGGACCGTCCGGCAAGATCCGCCGGACAGTCCCTAGGGTCTTCCGGCTCCTACGCCCAGGCGAACGGGGCGAGCTGCTCGTCCAGTTCGGCGTCGGTGAGGCGGTTGGCGAGGGTGGAGAGGGTGTAGGTGCCGATGCCGAGCACCACCTCCAGGGCGTTGCGCGGGGTGTAGCCGTGGGAGAGGAAGGCGTCCAGCGCTTCGGGGGATGCGGCGCCCGAGGTGGCCAGGAGCTCCAGGGTGAAGAGCCGGACCGCCTCCAGTCGGGGCTCGTCCAGCGCGGCGCCCGCGCGCAGGGCGGTGATCAGCGACTGGTCGGCGCCCATGCCGGTCAGCCGGCCGGTGTGCATGGCGACGCAGACGTGGCAGGCGTTGCGGGTGGCGATGGTCAGGACGAGCACCTCGCGGGCGAGTGCGTCCAGGGTGCTGCTCTCGAAGCGCTTGTTGAGCTCCAGGAAGCCGGAGAGCAGCTCCGGGGACTCGGCCATCGTGCGCACCGGGGTGGGCAGGTAGCCGAGGTGGCTGGCGGTCGCGGCCATGGCGGGCCGGGCGGCGGCCGGGGCGGTCTCGGGGGTGTGGGTGGGGAAGTGCTCGCAGGACATGATGGATCGGTCTCCTCGTGCGTCGTAAAATGGACAACGTGGTTGACTAAAAACGTAAACCAGGTTGTCTATCTTGGCAAGGACGGAGCGAGAAGCGATGGCTGAGCACCTGAACGGCGGGGCGGACGGCGGCGCGGGCGACGGGACGGGCGACCGGACGAACGACGGCGCGGGCGACCGGGCGGGGTACGGCTTCGAGCTGCCGCTGCTGCTCTTCGCCGGCTTCCGCTCGATCATCGACGAGCTGCACACCGAACTGGCCCGCCAGGGCCACCCGCAGGTGCGCCCGGCGCACGGCTTCGCGCTCCAGGCCATCGGCGTGCGGGGCGCGAGCGCGAGCGAGGTGGGCCGGCGGCTGGGCGTCACCAAGCAGGCGGCCGGCAAGACCATCGACCGGCTGGAGGCGCTCGGCTACGCGGAGCGCGTGGACGACCCGGCCGACGCCCGGCGCAAGCTGGTCCGGCTCACCCCGGGCGGGCTGGACGTGCTGGCCCGCTCGGCCGCCGTCTTCGAGCAGCTGCGGGGCCGCTGGGCGGCTGAGCTGGGCGAGGGCCGGGTGCGCGCCCTGGAGCAGGACCTGCGGACCATGGCGTCGCCGGAGTTCTTCCGGCTGGACGTGGCGGGCTGGTTCGGCTCCTGATCCAGGACGTCAGCCGGTGAGCAGCGGCTGCCGGTCGACCGGTCAGCCGGTCAGCCGGTCAGCCGGTCAGCAGCGGCAGCCCGACCGCGAGCGCGATGGTCAGCGCGAGGAAGAGGATCCCGTACGGGCTGCCCAGGTTGATCGTCCAGCCGATGCCGAAGCGCCTGGGCACGAAGGCGGCGGAGTCGGCGCGGTTGACGTAGCACAGGCCGCCGAGGCGCCAGTACCGGTCGTCGTCCCGGTGCACCACCGCCGGCCTGCCGCTGCGGGCCTCGGCCCCGGTGACGTCGGCGACTCCCGCGGCCTCCCTCGCCGGGCTCCGGCTGCCTTGCTGGCCGCTGCTGATCGCCACCACCAGCACCACGGCCAGCCCGAGGGCCGTCGGCAGCAGCAGGGCGAGGGGCGACAGGGTGCGGGCGCCGTCCCAGATCCGCCAGGCCGCCACGGTGATGCTCAGGTCGGCGCCGAAGGTCAGCACCATCAGGCTGCGCGCCATCCGGGCCAGGAAGCGCCGGTGCTGCTCGGCGGTCACCTTCACCCGTGCCGGGTCCAGGTCGGGCCGGGCCCGGAAGACGGCCCAGCCGACCAGCAGCATGACCAGCGTCAGCACCACCTGCGCGATGACCGGCGCGAAGGCGCTGCCCACCGACTTGGCCGCCAGACGGTCCGCCCGGCCGGGGCCGTTGAAGTGCATCGCCAGCTGGGCCGGCATCGACGGGTAGCGCAGCGCGCCGGCCACCGCGGTGCCGAGGGTCAGCAGCACGGCGGGCAGCGACCAGAGCCACGGGAAGCGCGCGGGGTCGGTGCGCAGCGAGGTGTCGGCGGCCACGCCCTCGTGCAGCCCGTCGAACCACCCCTCGCGCTGCTTGACCGCGGCGATCGCCCGGTGCGCGCGCAGGTAGCCGGCCAACTGGACGGCGAGCAGGGCGACCAGCGTCACCGGCAGGGCCGCGGCATCGCCGCCGGCCAGCCCCCAGGCGGTCCCGGCCGCCAGCACCGCGCCGCCCGCCAGGGCGATCCACCACCGGTAGGCCCGCAGCTGCTCACCGACCACGGGCGCATCGGCCCGCTCGTCCGGGACCCGTACGCCGAACGGCAGCGTCGCGAGCGCCAGCGAGGGCATCAGCCAGGCCGCGCCGAGCAGCAGCAGCCCGATGGCGGTCAGTAACAGGACAACGGTGGTGCTCATGTCGAATCCCCCAACTCCGGTACAGGTGTGTCTGGTACGGCTGCGGACAGGACTGGCGGGACGGGCAGGCCGAAGCCGCGCAGCGTCGTCGCGCAGGCGGCCAGCGCGGCGGGGCCGTCCAGGCCCTGGGCCACCGCCTCGGCGAGCAGCGTGTGCAGCCGCAGCCGCCACTGCTCGGCGAACTCGGCGGACGGCGGGCCGGAGCCCGGGTCGCGCTGGACGACCGCGCCGGTCCTGCGGTTCAGGATCAGCAGGCCCTCCTGCCGCAGCAGGTCGTAGGCCTTGTTGACGGTGTGGAAGTTGATCCCCAGGTCGGCTGCGAGCTGGCGGGTGGCGGGCAGCGGGCTGCCCGCGACCAGGTCGCCGACGGCGATGGCCGCCACCACCTGGTCCCGGATCTGCTGGTAGATCGGGACCTCGCCGGTGAGGTCGAGGGTGAGGATCACGGTGGCCCCCGCTCTTGTCTGTCTGCTCTATTACTTATAGAACAATGGAGGGTTCGACGGCAATGGCCGGTGGTCTCCGGACCGGCCCCATTCCCTAGGGCAGGTAACGGGCGGCGAGCGCGGCCACCTCGGCGGCCAGCGCCGCCCGCAGCTCCGGCGGGCCCACCACCTCGGCCTCCGAGCCGAAGTGGAGCAGGTCGCCGACCGCGACGGCCGGCGACTCCACCGGGAGGGTGAGCCGGATCCAGCCGTCCGGTCCGGGCGCCTGCGCCCGAGCCAGCGCTCGTGCGCCGACGGCACCGAAGCGGGCCGGCAGCAACTGCGCTGCGCGCGGGGAGAGTCGCAGCTCGGCGGTCCCCTGGTGGAGCATGGCGGTCAGCCGGTCGGCGGCGGCCGTCCAGTAGGCGGCCAGCTCGAAGTCCGCCGGGCGCTCGAAGCTCCGGCCGGTCTGCTCCACGGCCAGGAAGCGCGACACCCGGTAGGTCCGCGGGCCGCGCCGCTCGCCGCCGTCCGCCGCCCCGACCCCGTCCGCCTCGTTCGTCCCCGCCTCCGACCCCTCCGCCCCCTCCGGCCCCGCCCCCTCTGCTACCGCCTCCGGCTGCGGCTGCGGCTCCGCGAGTGCGACCAGGTACCAGATCCCGCTCTTGAGCACGAGCCCCAGCGCCCGCAGCTCGCGCCGCACCTCCCCGCCCCAGCGCCGGTAGTGGCAGCGCACCACCTGTTGCTCCCAGACCGCCCGGGCGAGATCCCCCAGCCACGGCACCTGCTCGGCTTCGCGGAACCACGCCGGGGCGTCCAGGTGGAACCGGTCCTGGATCCGCCGGGCCCGGGCCGCCGCCTGCTCCGGCAGCGCCGCCTGGAGCTTGAGCTGGGCGGCGGTGAGCGCGGCCCCGAGCCCCAGGTCGCGGGCCGGTCCGGGGGCGCCGGCCAGGAAGAGCGAGCCGGCCTCGGCGTCGGTCAGCCCGGTCAACCGGGTGCGGTAGCCCTCCAGCAGGCGGTAGCCGCCGGCCGGGCCGCGCTCGGTGACCACCGGGACGCCGGCTGCGCCGAGCGCCTCGACATCGCGGTAGACGGTCCGGACCGACACCTCCAGCTCGGCGGCCAGCGTCGCGGCGGTCAGCCGGCCGCGGT from Kitasatospora sp. NBC_01250 includes these protein-coding regions:
- a CDS encoding sensor histidine kinase; translation: MPSTPEPDATAVPVTEATPHRVPEISSLGLDELVTEVAERLQVAADRMQRLLEAVVSVGAGLDLHATLERIAAGAAELVDARYAALGVVSPFGQGLSDFIHVGIDDATAAGIGDLPQGRGILGVLIDHPEPLLLDDLSRDPRSAGFPPQHPPMSSFLGEPIRVRGEVFGNLYLTEKRGGGGFTPEDAQVVHALAVAAGVAIENARLYEAGRRRERWIAGAAAVTTALLSTDEAHSALSVAAEQVRELADAELGMIMLPTSDGSMRVSHASGADAEYVVGELVPGSGYAARLRDGESIFIDDMSKDPKLVMRLARSYGPSMALPMVAAGRVLGGLVVWRGHGARPFSQSEKELAATFASQAALALRLAEGQRDQQRLAVFQDRDRIARDLHDLVIQRLFATGMMLESAARKAQVPEEVDRLGHAVDELDATIQEVRTTIYALQHDDHGDEPDTLRTRVLREGSQAAAALGFKPSITFMGPVENLVGDATARQLLAALREMLSNTARHARASRVGVELDATVHLDDQGHPVSGDPEVPDRAGRPGVLLTVTDDGVGIPAGGRRSGLANLRRRAEHLGGDAWHEPGPNRRGTRARWSARL
- a CDS encoding carboxymuconolactone decarboxylase family protein, whose amino-acid sequence is MSCEHFPTHTPETAPAAARPAMAATASHLGYLPTPVRTMAESPELLSGFLELNKRFESSTLDALAREVLVLTIATRNACHVCVAMHTGRLTGMGADQSLITALRAGAALDEPRLEAVRLFTLELLATSGAASPEALDAFLSHGYTPRNALEVVLGIGTYTLSTLANRLTDAELDEQLAPFAWA
- a CDS encoding MarR family winged helix-turn-helix transcriptional regulator — encoded protein: MAEHLNGGADGGAGDGTGDRTNDGAGDRAGYGFELPLLLFAGFRSIIDELHTELARQGHPQVRPAHGFALQAIGVRGASASEVGRRLGVTKQAAGKTIDRLEALGYAERVDDPADARRKLVRLTPGGLDVLARSAAVFEQLRGRWAAELGEGRVRALEQDLRTMASPEFFRLDVAGWFGS
- a CDS encoding DUF1648 domain-containing protein, translating into MSTTVVLLLTAIGLLLLGAAWLMPSLALATLPFGVRVPDERADAPVVGEQLRAYRWWIALAGGAVLAAGTAWGLAGGDAAALPVTLVALLAVQLAGYLRAHRAIAAVKQREGWFDGLHEGVAADTSLRTDPARFPWLWSLPAVLLTLGTAVAGALRYPSMPAQLAMHFNGPGRADRLAAKSVGSAFAPVIAQVVLTLVMLLVGWAVFRARPDLDPARVKVTAEQHRRFLARMARSLMVLTFGADLSITVAAWRIWDGARTLSPLALLLPTALGLAVVLVVAISSGQQGSRSPAREAAGVADVTGAEARSGRPAVVHRDDDRYWRLGGLCYVNRADSAAFVPRRFGIGWTINLGSPYGILFLALTIALAVGLPLLTG
- a CDS encoding GntR family transcriptional regulator, coding for MILTLDLTGEVPIYQQIRDQVVAAIAVGDLVAGSPLPATRQLAADLGINFHTVNKAYDLLRQEGLLILNRRTGAVVQRDPGSGPPSAEFAEQWRLRLHTLLAEAVAQGLDGPAALAACATTLRGFGLPVPPVLSAAVPDTPVPELGDST
- a CDS encoding helix-turn-helix transcriptional regulator, whose translation is MRADRLLALLLLLQNRGRLTAATLAAELEVSVRTVYRDVEALGAAGVPVVTERGPAGGYRLLEGYRTRLTGLTDAEAGSLFLAGAPGPARDLGLGAALTAAQLKLQAALPEQAAARARRIQDRFHLDAPAWFREAEQVPWLGDLARAVWEQQVVRCHYRRWGGEVRRELRALGLVLKSGIWYLVALAEPQPQPEAVAEGAGPEGAEGSEAGTNEADGVGAADGGERRGPRTYRVSRFLAVEQTGRSFERPADFELAAYWTAAADRLTAMLHQGTAELRLSPRAAQLLPARFGAVGARALARAQAPGPDGWIRLTLPVESPAVAVGDLLHFGSEAEVVGPPELRAALAAEVAALAARYLP